The Balaenoptera acutorostrata chromosome 6, mBalAcu1.1, whole genome shotgun sequence genome includes the window TCCAATTTCATAATGGAGAACTTTTTCTTCACGGTGGAGCTTAAGACTGTTTGGTTTTACTAAACATGAAGtatgtatgtcttggctattttggaATATCTTGTACATTAAGACCCCTAAGAGTTTATAGAAGGTGGTTTCATTAAACTTACAAAATGTTATTTAGAGCAAATAAAACCAATTTCTGGCCTCTGAAAGCTTATCCTACAAAtcccaaaaaacaaaatgttatctTTTTGTGATGGTGTTTTAACCACTTTGAGATTGTTTCAGAGCCCTGAGCCACCAGGCAGTAttaaaagtgaagaagaaatcaGGGTTTTAGAAACTGCAGAGGTGGCAACCTGTAGTCAAGCAGCATCCAAATTCTATCTAGTTTTCCTTGGTTCCTAGATTCTGTCATGTAAAATGGAAACCAGAATCCCCTGCCTGCATGGCCTGGGATGGGAACTAAGGCTTTTACTCTAGCCGGGGTTTCTgccttacctctttttttttttttttttttcttttttggccatgccacacggcatgtgggatcttagttctccgaccagagatcaaacccgtaccccctgcagtggaagcacagagtcctaaccactgggccaccagggaattccctgccttACCTCTCAAGGCCAGAATTAACAATGGTTGGAGGAGGGGAATCAGAGCTCCACCCCGAACCTACCAGGAGGAATAAAAATCTCTTCCTCCAAatcccagatttcttttgatcactgactggtttctttcaccttTAAACTTTTCTACTCTTAACACTCCATAAACCAGGCACTGACAAGAGGTCGTCTTGTACAAGAAGCAGCTGAGTGAACGTGCCCTCCTTGCTGGTAAGGACTCTGCCACCCCTGGCTCATCCTACCCTTCTGTCCCCCTAGTTCTGACAGAGGACCAGCCAACTCattgttgaatgagtgagtgaatgaattaatgaatgcagGCCATTTTTACTGGGACTGGTGGCAAAACAtccaaagagaaaactgaaagaggaagacaaacacaTTTGCTCACAATTGAAGCTCACTCTCCAAATTTTTTAGCAACAAATAATAGAAAGAGCAACTCCAAAAAATGTGAACTGAGTTCAAAGCAGCTCCAGTAAGAAATGCAGCTTGCTGTCTGAGTGGGTCAGGTTCCTGGATGCCATCGCCTAGCCCTTTGGTACAACATGCTACGTAGCCCTGTCATCACAGATCTGCTTCTCGGCCCTTCCTTGACCCTTGGTTCACACCCAGAgctctctttgtatctttttccATTAGCTTTCAGAGGTTCTCATTACAGTAGGGCTCTCTCCGTTCCCAGAAGCAGATGCACAGCCTAGCCGATCCCTGGATTGTAAAAAAGAACAATACTACAAAGGAAGACAACCCCAAATGAGGCTCTGCAGTCCTCATACCCAGCAGCAGCCAAGAAAGGCTTGGTTCTTTGTCTGGAACAGATGCTCACCCCACACCCCCAAAAAACTGCTTGGTccaaaagatggagaagatgagcAACAGAGTGACGCTGAGGATGACAGCCAGCAGGTAGGCAAAGATCCGGAACTGCGGGTTGCGGAAACACCCCCTCAGAGAGTCgtggctggggctggggatggggatggggacggTGGTAGGGGCCACGTCCTGGGGGCGCCCAGTCTGGCTCCCAGGCCCGGGGCCGAGTTCCAGCGTGTAGACCCGGGGCTGGCGCAGGAAGTAGCGGCTCTTGGGCTCGTCCTTGAGACAGAGCTGGCGGCCTTCCAAGATGACGTGGTGGGGCTCCAGGTGGAGCAGGGTGAGCACGGCAGTGTCCGTGGGCAAGTCAGTGACAGGCTGTCCGGAGGCCAGCACAGTGGGCTGGCGACAGAGCGGACACAGCAACCGGCGCCGGGCCGGAGTCACCAGGCTGAGGTGGGCCAGGCACTCCACGCAGAAAGAGTGGCAGCAGTCCAGCACTTTGGGGGTGTGGAACGTGTTGTTGAAGGGGTTCCAGCACACAGGGCACTCAGGCTCCCGGCCCTGCTTCTCCGCCATCCTCAGACCAGACACTGGGAGGTCTGGCAGGAGACGGGACGTCCtggcagaaagggaaaaggagcAAAGGAACACCCATTAAGCTCCGTGCCTGTACTTGGCCCTAGGCTGTGTCCTGTGGGTTGTTAAAAGGTATTATCAcccacatttcacagatgaaaaaacttaGGTTCAAAAGGTGAAGtgaaatgaacttatctacaagaCCAAAATAGagttacaaatgtagaaaacaaacttatggttaccagggggtaaggggggggacggataaattgagagattgggattgacatatacacactactatatataaaatagataactaataaggacctagtatatagcacagggcactcaatactctgtaatggcctatatgggaaaagaatctaaaaaaaggatggatatatgtataactgattcactttgctgtacacctgaaactaacaggtataaatcaactataccccaataaaaattttaaaaaaaaatgaagcgaTTGTTTCAGATCACCCAGTTCCTAAGCCGTAGAGTTAGGTCTGGTGCTACTGCAGCATCCCCTGTACCGGGCCCAGGCCTGAGCCACCCCACCATCATCGAGCTCCCGCTCGAGGGGCCGGCACCCTGGCTTTGGAAATGGATGAAAAGTGCTCCTTGTGCTGCACGTGATTGCCCTTGGCCTCTTGGGctccagggagagggagaggagccaCAGTCAGTGCTTCGTGCTACAGGGCAAGTATTTCCTTCCCTGCTGCCTCAGATCCTGACTAGCACAGCGATGGGCTTTGTGAATTCCCTGGTCTATCCCTCCTCTGGGGGCAAATGCCaggccctctctccctcctccccttgggCTGCAGGGCCAATCCTCAGAGCCCACTGGCCCAGCCTTTGTGCAGGGCACTGCACTGGCCTGGCAAGGGGACCTCTGCGAAGGCTCTTCCCCTTGACCTGGAAACATGGAGAGGGCCCCCTGCCCAGATCAGCCCTTCCAGCGCCTCCTCCCAAGATTTGGCCTCCCCTGGCTCCTCCTCCCGCCCTTTGTCCTAGAAACTCCCAGAGCACCCACCTGGCCTTCCTTGGCACTACGGTTGTCAGGCAGACTACCCTGAAGGGCCTGAGGCTCCAGCCTCTTCCCCCCCAGAATCTGCAAAGCTTTGGGAGACTGCCTTCTCACCACCAACCCCGGGGCCCGTCTCCACAGCAGCGTACACGCAGCACCTGGAGCTGCCAGGTAGCCCAGGCTGCAGTCTTCTGAGCGCACCTGCCTGCAGCGAAGGCCAGAGAGCGGCCCGGGTGGCGAGTGGTGAGGTGAGGCACCAGTGTTCCCCTGGGGCGTGGCAAACAACCAACCCTGGAAGCCAAGTTATCTGTGAGATTGTGGGCGGTCTCTTCAAGACCTGGGATCCCTGGCCTGGAAAGGCAGGGGTGGCAATTTCCTTCTTCTAGATTGTGGAGAGGGTAAGTGAGCCTTCTGGGCTTCCTCTCTCCTGGgccctcatttcttttctaaaatggcTGAAACCTCCTTCTCAAACAAAGGGgctgcctgccctgcccttcaGTTGCTATGAAATTCACCTGCTGCACAGCCTGAAGTCTCTGAATACTCCCTGAATA containing:
- the RNF183 gene encoding E3 ubiquitin-protein ligase RNF183; translation: MAEKQGREPECPVCWNPFNNTFHTPKVLDCCHSFCVECLAHLSLVTPARRRLLCPLCRQPTVLASGQPVTDLPTDTAVLTLLHLEPHHVILEGRQLCLKDEPKSRYFLRQPRVYTLELGPGPGSQTGRPQDVAPTTVPIPIPSPSHDSLRGCFRNPQFRIFAYLLAVILSVTLLLIFSIFWTKQFFGGVG